Proteins from a single region of Corynebacterium casei LMG S-19264:
- a CDS encoding succinate dehydrogenase/fumarate reductase iron-sulfur subunit → MKLTLKIWRQAGPTHDGNFETVQVDDAEEHMSILELLDHVNDQIIERGEEPFAFASDCREGICGTCGLTVNGRPHGPGQNTPACQQRLFQFTDGDTVTLEPFRSAAYPVIKDMVVDRRALDHVMEQGGYVSMDGGTAPDADTLHQNHETAEYALDHAACIGCGACVAACPNGAAHLFTGAKLVHLSLMPLGKDERGRRARNMVDDLETNFGHCSLYGECADVCPAGIPLTAVAAVTSERARAAFRGKDD, encoded by the coding sequence ATGAAGCTGACTTTAAAGATCTGGCGTCAGGCTGGACCAACCCACGACGGTAACTTTGAGACCGTTCAGGTCGACGATGCCGAAGAACATATGTCAATCCTCGAACTTCTTGACCACGTCAACGACCAGATTATTGAGCGTGGCGAAGAGCCGTTCGCTTTTGCATCTGACTGCCGTGAAGGTATCTGTGGTACCTGTGGTTTGACCGTAAATGGCCGCCCGCACGGCCCCGGACAAAACACTCCTGCTTGTCAGCAGCGTTTATTCCAGTTCACTGATGGCGACACCGTAACCTTGGAGCCTTTCCGTTCCGCTGCTTACCCAGTAATCAAGGACATGGTCGTTGACCGTCGCGCCCTTGACCACGTCATGGAGCAGGGTGGCTACGTCTCCATGGATGGAGGTACTGCACCAGATGCAGACACCTTGCACCAGAACCACGAGACCGCTGAGTACGCTCTGGACCACGCAGCCTGCATCGGCTGTGGTGCTTGTGTTGCAGCTTGCCCTAACGGCGCTGCTCACCTGTTCACCGGTGCAAAGCTGGTTCACCTCTCCCTGATGCCTTTGGGCAAGGATGAGCGTGGCCGTCGTGCACGCAACATGGTTGATGACCTGGAGACCAACTTCGGTCACTGCTCCCTCTACGGTGAGTGCGCCGATGTTTGCCCTGCGGGCATCCCATTGACTGCTGTGGCAGCTGTTACCAGCGAGCGTGCTCGCGCAGCTTTCCGCGGCAAGGATGACTAA
- the lpdA gene encoding dihydrolipoyl dehydrogenase, which produces MTNEHYDVVVIGAGPGGYVSAIRAAQLGKKVAVVEKQYWGGVCLNVGCIPSKALLKNAEVAHTFNHEAKTFGISGDVSFDFGVAHKRSRKVSAGIVKGVHYLMKKNNITEIDGLGSFKDAKTLEITEGNDKGKTITFDNAIIATGSVVRSLPGVEIGGNIVSYEEQILEENKPDSMVIVGAGAIGMEFAYVLANYGVDVTIVEFMDRVLPNEDKDVSKEIAKQYKKLGVKLMTGYKTTSIKDNGDNVTVEVESKDGSKKDTLTVDRCMVSIGFAPRTEGFGLENTGVKLTERGAIDIDDRMRTNVDGIYAIGDVTAKLQLAHVAEAQGVVAAETIADAETQELGDYMMMPRATFCNPQVASFGYTEEQAKEKFPDREIKVATFPFSANGKAAGLAETAGFVKLVADAEFGELLGGHMVGANVSELLPELTMAQRFDLTAEEIGRNVHTHPTLSEAMKEAAHGIAGHMINL; this is translated from the coding sequence GTGACTAATGAACATTATGACGTAGTAGTAATCGGCGCGGGCCCTGGTGGCTACGTGTCCGCCATTCGTGCAGCACAGCTGGGCAAGAAGGTTGCGGTTGTAGAGAAGCAGTACTGGGGCGGTGTTTGCTTGAACGTGGGTTGTATCCCATCCAAGGCACTGCTTAAGAATGCGGAAGTTGCGCACACCTTCAACCATGAGGCTAAGACCTTTGGTATCTCCGGTGACGTGAGCTTTGACTTCGGTGTAGCGCACAAGCGCTCCCGCAAGGTCTCCGCGGGCATCGTCAAGGGTGTCCACTACCTGATGAAGAAGAACAACATTACGGAAATCGACGGCCTGGGCTCCTTCAAGGATGCTAAGACCCTGGAGATTACTGAGGGCAATGACAAGGGTAAGACCATTACCTTTGACAACGCCATCATTGCTACCGGTTCCGTTGTTCGTTCCCTGCCAGGCGTAGAAATCGGTGGTAACATCGTTTCCTACGAAGAGCAGATTCTGGAAGAAAACAAGCCAGATTCCATGGTTATCGTTGGCGCTGGCGCCATCGGCATGGAGTTCGCATACGTTTTGGCTAACTACGGCGTGGACGTTACCATCGTCGAGTTCATGGATCGCGTTCTTCCAAATGAGGACAAGGACGTCTCCAAGGAGATTGCTAAGCAGTACAAAAAGCTTGGCGTTAAGCTCATGACCGGCTACAAGACCACATCCATCAAGGACAACGGCGATAACGTCACCGTTGAGGTTGAGTCCAAGGACGGTTCCAAGAAGGACACCCTGACCGTGGACCGCTGCATGGTTTCCATCGGTTTCGCTCCTCGCACCGAGGGCTTCGGTCTGGAAAACACCGGCGTGAAGCTCACCGAGCGCGGCGCAATTGATATTGATGACCGCATGCGCACCAACGTTGACGGCATCTACGCTATCGGTGACGTCACCGCTAAGCTGCAGCTAGCACACGTTGCTGAAGCACAGGGTGTTGTTGCTGCTGAGACCATCGCTGATGCAGAAACCCAGGAGCTGGGCGACTACATGATGATGCCTCGCGCAACCTTCTGCAATCCGCAGGTTGCATCCTTCGGCTACACCGAAGAGCAGGCTAAGGAAAAGTTCCCTGATCGCGAGATCAAGGTTGCTACCTTCCCATTCTCCGCAAACGGTAAGGCAGCTGGCCTGGCTGAAACCGCTGGCTTTGTAAAGCTGGTTGCTGACGCTGAGTTCGGCGAACTGCTGGGCGGCCACATGGTTGGCGCTAACGTTTCTGAGCTGCTGCCAGAGCTGACCATGGCACAGCGCTTCGACCTCACCGCTGAGGAAATCGGACGCAACGTTCACACCCACCCAACCCTGTCTGAGGCAATGAAGGAAGCTGCCCACGGCATTGCTGGACACATGATCAACCTCTAA
- a CDS encoding CGLAU_01105 family protein encodes MAEEKSPYDSYDDATNAANAADDADGAKHRKDGEADDGANETLESLKAAGSSAFGLAKEFTNRFREDRAAQSEVSDAADPTDGTESGKKGSFFDRATEFAKDVSGSVRRAAEETRETETYSDAKEKAGSAFGVVREEASDAVNTVKERMNERKEAKAAENGAEEKPVTKGDDVADPTAEVVDGEVISSEDDTK; translated from the coding sequence ATGGCTGAAGAAAAGTCCCCTTACGATTCCTACGACGACGCGACGAACGCAGCTAACGCGGCTGACGATGCCGACGGCGCGAAGCACCGCAAAGACGGCGAGGCCGATGACGGTGCGAATGAAACCCTCGAGTCGCTGAAGGCGGCTGGTTCATCCGCTTTTGGCTTGGCGAAAGAGTTCACCAACCGTTTCCGTGAAGATCGTGCCGCACAGTCTGAGGTAAGTGATGCAGCAGATCCGACTGACGGCACCGAGTCCGGCAAGAAAGGCTCCTTCTTCGACCGCGCTACGGAATTTGCCAAGGATGTTTCTGGCTCTGTTCGCCGCGCGGCGGAAGAAACCCGTGAGACCGAGACCTACTCAGATGCCAAGGAGAAGGCCGGCAGTGCTTTCGGCGTTGTCCGGGAGGAAGCATCGGACGCGGTCAACACCGTGAAAGAGCGCATGAATGAGCGCAAGGAAGCCAAGGCTGCTGAGAATGGCGCTGAGGAAAAGCCAGTTACCAAGGGCGATGATGTCGCTGACCCGACCGCTGAGGTAGTCGACGGCGAAGTCATCTCCTCCGAAGATGACACCAAGTAG
- a CDS encoding deoxyribose-phosphate aldolase, which produces MSEFVALSMLGASADQLKKIVEQMGTLPHIGNQCFRVVVDPTQITLAAQLVKDAQLPVMIISVAGYPTGRHHTLIKASEARLAVQSGAEEIWVSVDNTIADSNTHLSELIAISEACPDPVQLGLIAPLSGAPTHPAAHAAIQAARQAGFKRIISRQGSPELAEAASPLEFHVVDL; this is translated from the coding sequence ATGTCTGAATTTGTAGCTTTGTCTATGCTCGGTGCTTCTGCCGACCAGCTCAAGAAGATTGTTGAGCAGATGGGTACTTTGCCGCACATTGGCAACCAGTGCTTTCGTGTGGTCGTCGATCCCACGCAGATCACTCTCGCCGCTCAGCTAGTCAAAGACGCCCAGCTTCCGGTCATGATCATTAGCGTCGCGGGCTATCCAACGGGACGCCATCACACGCTGATTAAGGCCTCAGAGGCGCGCCTTGCCGTGCAGTCTGGCGCGGAGGAAATCTGGGTGAGTGTGGACAACACTATCGCGGATTCCAATACTCATCTCAGCGAGCTCATCGCCATTTCGGAGGCGTGCCCGGACCCCGTCCAGCTGGGGCTTATCGCACCGCTTTCCGGTGCTCCCACGCACCCCGCAGCCCACGCCGCCATCCAGGCAGCACGCCAAGCAGGCTTCAAGCGCATTATCTCCAGGCAAGGATCGCCGGAGCTAGCGGAGGCAGCATCCCCGCTGGAATTTCACGTCGTGGACCTCTAA
- a CDS encoding alpha/beta hydrolase, with the protein MKLLRNVTAVTAAIALSAGAFALPAVAQDGSEQTNNENTSDVDTGSEENTDGDVAVDEVEEADTAAATTNEGDEDRDFTATDGDTATDTDLIQDLVDAAGESLTQQGDNSPAEGADGAETFQTESAEPAVLTELDIAAKMQEYIAENKKAPLNETWMTRVYNHKDENGNRDWLDHVIGFNASSPSMDMEIPLAVITPDDTFDEKRPTIYMLNGAGGAEQGMDWITATTYSDLEPEENIIEFYKDKNVNVVIPQAGAFSYYTDWVESPQSGYLTQEKILWETFLTKELPDVLENEINGNKKRAIAGMSMSATSALVLAEHNPGFYNAVGSFSGCAATSRPFPNMFANLTVNRGGGNTTQMWGPQGGEYNVYNDGLVNANNLRESEVYVSANSGLPGMTDMGSSKIESQGLSAAAQGSSTLIIEGGIIEAAANSCTHDLKAKMDSQGIDADWNFRPTGTHSWPGWRKDLSESWPTFARGLGLAS; encoded by the coding sequence ATGAAACTCCTGCGCAACGTAACCGCCGTGACAGCAGCAATTGCCCTGTCTGCAGGCGCGTTTGCACTGCCAGCTGTCGCGCAAGATGGCTCCGAGCAAACCAATAATGAAAACACGTCTGATGTCGACACCGGCAGTGAAGAAAACACTGATGGCGACGTGGCCGTGGATGAAGTTGAAGAGGCCGACACCGCTGCTGCTACCACCAATGAGGGCGACGAGGACCGCGATTTCACCGCTACTGATGGTGACACCGCAACCGACACTGACCTCATCCAGGATTTGGTAGATGCTGCTGGCGAGTCGCTGACTCAGCAGGGCGACAATTCTCCGGCTGAGGGCGCTGACGGCGCAGAAACCTTCCAGACTGAGAGCGCTGAACCAGCTGTCCTGACTGAGCTGGACATTGCTGCCAAGATGCAGGAGTACATCGCGGAAAACAAGAAGGCTCCTCTCAATGAGACCTGGATGACCCGCGTGTACAACCACAAGGATGAGAACGGCAACCGTGACTGGTTGGACCACGTCATTGGCTTCAATGCATCCTCCCCTTCCATGGACATGGAAATTCCGCTGGCCGTCATCACCCCGGATGACACCTTCGATGAAAAGCGTCCAACCATCTACATGCTCAACGGCGCTGGCGGCGCGGAGCAGGGGATGGACTGGATCACCGCGACCACCTACTCTGACCTGGAGCCTGAAGAAAACATCATTGAGTTCTACAAGGACAAGAACGTCAACGTGGTTATCCCACAGGCTGGCGCCTTCTCCTACTACACCGACTGGGTGGAGTCCCCACAGTCCGGTTACCTGACGCAGGAAAAGATCCTCTGGGAAACCTTCCTGACCAAGGAGCTGCCTGATGTCCTAGAGAACGAAATCAACGGCAATAAGAAGCGCGCTATCGCGGGCATGTCCATGTCGGCTACCTCCGCACTGGTTCTGGCTGAGCACAACCCAGGTTTCTATAACGCTGTTGGTTCCTTCTCCGGTTGTGCGGCAACTTCCCGCCCATTCCCTAACATGTTCGCAAACCTCACCGTCAACCGCGGTGGCGGCAACACCACTCAGATGTGGGGTCCACAGGGTGGCGAGTACAACGTCTACAACGACGGCCTCGTCAACGCAAACAACCTGCGTGAGTCCGAGGTTTATGTTTCTGCCAACTCCGGTCTGCCAGGCATGACCGATATGGGCTCTTCCAAGATTGAGTCCCAGGGCCTGTCCGCTGCGGCACAGGGTTCTTCCACCCTCATCATTGAGGGCGGCATCATTGAGGCAGCCGCTAACTCCTGTACTCATGACCTGAAGGCCAAGATGGATTCCCAGGGTATTGACGCTGACTGGAACTTCCGCCCAACCGGCACCCACTCCTGGCCAGGCTGGCGCAAGGACCTTTCTGAGTCCTGGCCAACCTTCGCCCGTGGCTTGGGACTGGCGTCCTAG
- a CDS encoding DUF2516 family protein, with amino-acid sequence MAFASALLTFVQLFEANLFRVLAIAAIAGLVMVFMTREDAFPAGDRHPKMIWAAILGGSAFAMIFPLPILSWVGAVATGIYWFDVRPHLRSLINGEYNY; translated from the coding sequence ATGGCTTTTGCATCTGCGTTATTGACCTTCGTTCAACTCTTCGAGGCTAACCTGTTCCGCGTGCTTGCTATCGCGGCGATTGCCGGTTTGGTCATGGTGTTTATGACCCGCGAAGATGCGTTCCCGGCAGGTGACCGCCACCCAAAGATGATTTGGGCGGCAATCCTGGGTGGTTCAGCGTTCGCCATGATTTTCCCACTGCCAATCTTGTCGTGGGTCGGCGCGGTCGCTACCGGCATCTACTGGTTTGATGTCAGGCCGCATCTCCGGTCGCTCATCAACGGTGAGTACAACTACTAG
- a CDS encoding succinate dehydrogenase cytochrome b subunit, producing MTVKNPDREALDHGHITNEPLRAKPSTPSWALKLTMAVTGLLFALFVIGHMAGNLKLYSPAHGGEEALDKYGEFLRSMGEPILPHGTLLWVIRIVLLAALFAHIYGAIVLHSRSRDSRGKFRRTNLMGGLGSFATRTMLVTGVVLLLFIIFHILDLTMGVAPAASDSFVHGAVKANMIATFSRWPVTIFYVLAMLCLFLHLTHGIKLAANDLSLTGFKTRQTFLFLSYVIPAVVCLGNIIMPLSIAFGWVS from the coding sequence ATGACTGTTAAAAATCCGGACCGTGAAGCATTAGACCACGGCCACATTACTAATGAGCCACTGCGTGCCAAGCCGTCAACTCCGTCTTGGGCGCTGAAGCTGACCATGGCTGTAACAGGCCTACTTTTTGCTTTGTTCGTTATCGGCCATATGGCCGGCAACCTGAAGCTTTACTCGCCAGCCCACGGCGGCGAAGAAGCCCTGGACAAGTACGGTGAATTCCTGCGCAGCATGGGTGAGCCAATCTTGCCGCACGGCACTTTGCTGTGGGTAATCCGCATCGTCTTGCTGGCAGCACTGTTCGCACACATCTACGGCGCGATTGTCCTGCACAGCCGCTCCCGTGATTCTCGCGGCAAGTTCCGTCGCACCAACCTCATGGGTGGCCTGGGTTCATTTGCAACCCGCACCATGCTGGTTACCGGCGTCGTGCTGTTGCTCTTCATCATCTTCCACATTCTGGACCTCACCATGGGTGTTGCTCCAGCTGCGTCTGATTCCTTCGTTCATGGTGCTGTTAAGGCAAACATGATTGCGACCTTCAGCCGCTGGCCAGTCACCATCTTCTACGTGCTGGCAATGCTGTGCCTTTTCTTGCACTTGACTCACGGCATCAAGCTGGCTGCTAATGACTTGAGCCTGACCGGTTTCAAGACTCGCCAGACCTTCTTGTTCTTGTCTTATGTCATTCCAGCAGTTGTCTGCTTGGGCAACATCATCATGCCGCTGTCCATCGCCTTTGGCTGGGTCAGCTAG
- a CDS encoding fumarate reductase/succinate dehydrogenase flavoprotein subunit, whose protein sequence is MTNTELLREHPNFSHPKSIVDGVSAGNILESHEPHGVPMKDMWNYHKDHMDLVSPLNRRKFTVLVAGTGLSAGAAAAALGELGYNVKVFTYHDSPRRAHSIAAQGGVNSSRSKKVDNDSAYRHAKDTVKGGDYRCRESDCWRLAMESPRVIDHMNAIGAPFAREYGGTLATRSFGGVQVSRTYYTRGQTGQQLQLSTTSALYRQLGLGNVELFAHHDMQDVITYDNEGKNRAGGIVTRNLITGELKAFTGNAVILGTGGYGNVYHMSTLAKNSNAGALMRAYEQGAYFASPAFIQFHPTGLPVNSSWQSKTILMSESLRNDGRIWSPKTEGDDRDPNSIPDDERDYFLERRYPAFGNLVPRDVASRAISQQINAGYGVGPLKNSVYLDFRDAIQRLGKDTIRERYSNLIEMYEEAIGESAYESPMRIAPTCHFTMGGLWTDFNEMTSIEGLFATGEASWTYHGANRLGANSLLSASVDGWFTLPFTVPHFLAKHLGEEKLAEDSAEAKVAVERAQARIDRLMNIRGENPHGPAYYHRQLGEILYWGCGVSRNIEDLKTSIEKIRELRKDFWANVRIPGSADDMNQVLEYGARVADYIDLGELMCIDALDRDESCGAHFRDDHLSEDGEAERDDENWCFVSAWEPGETEGEFIRHAEPLYFDSIPLMTRNYK, encoded by the coding sequence ATGACTAACACTGAACTGTTGCGAGAGCACCCGAACTTCTCGCACCCTAAGTCCATCGTTGACGGTGTCTCTGCAGGTAACATCCTGGAATCTCACGAACCTCACGGTGTGCCTATGAAGGATATGTGGAACTACCACAAGGACCACATGGACCTTGTGTCTCCACTTAACCGCCGTAAGTTCACCGTTCTGGTTGCCGGCACTGGCCTGTCCGCTGGTGCAGCTGCGGCAGCACTCGGCGAGCTGGGCTACAACGTTAAGGTCTTCACCTACCATGACTCCCCACGTCGTGCGCACTCCATTGCTGCACAGGGTGGTGTGAACTCTTCACGTTCCAAGAAGGTTGACAACGACTCCGCTTATCGCCATGCAAAGGATACCGTCAAGGGCGGCGACTACCGTTGCCGTGAGTCCGATTGCTGGCGTTTGGCGATGGAATCCCCACGCGTTATCGACCACATGAACGCTATTGGTGCACCGTTCGCCCGTGAGTACGGCGGCACCCTGGCAACGCGTTCCTTCGGCGGTGTGCAGGTCTCCCGTACCTACTACACCCGTGGACAAACCGGTCAGCAGCTGCAGCTGTCCACCACTTCTGCGCTTTACCGCCAGCTGGGCCTGGGCAACGTGGAGCTTTTTGCTCACCACGATATGCAGGACGTTATTACCTACGACAACGAAGGTAAGAACCGTGCAGGCGGCATTGTTACCCGTAACCTGATCACTGGTGAGCTCAAGGCTTTCACCGGTAACGCAGTTATCTTGGGTACCGGTGGCTACGGCAACGTTTACCACATGTCCACCTTGGCGAAGAACTCGAACGCCGGCGCTTTGATGCGTGCCTACGAGCAGGGTGCATACTTTGCTTCCCCAGCATTCATCCAGTTCCACCCAACCGGTCTTCCAGTGAACTCTTCCTGGCAGTCTAAGACCATTTTGATGTCGGAGTCGCTGCGCAATGACGGCCGCATCTGGTCTCCTAAGACCGAAGGTGATGACCGCGATCCAAACTCCATCCCAGATGACGAGCGCGATTACTTCCTGGAGCGCCGCTACCCGGCGTTCGGCAACCTCGTTCCCCGTGACGTTGCATCCCGTGCGATTTCTCAGCAGATCAACGCCGGCTACGGCGTTGGCCCTCTGAAGAACTCTGTATACCTTGACTTCCGTGACGCAATTCAGCGTCTAGGCAAGGACACCATCCGTGAGCGTTACTCCAACCTCATTGAGATGTATGAAGAAGCAATTGGTGAGTCTGCATACGAATCCCCAATGCGTATTGCGCCTACTTGCCACTTCACCATGGGCGGTCTGTGGACCGACTTCAATGAGATGACTTCCATTGAAGGTTTGTTCGCCACCGGTGAGGCATCTTGGACCTACCACGGTGCTAACCGTCTGGGCGCAAACTCCCTGTTGTCTGCTTCTGTCGATGGCTGGTTCACCTTGCCATTCACCGTTCCTCACTTCTTGGCTAAGCACCTCGGTGAGGAGAAGCTGGCGGAGGACTCCGCTGAGGCAAAGGTAGCGGTTGAGCGTGCGCAGGCACGTATTGACCGCCTGATGAACATTCGTGGTGAAAACCCACACGGTCCTGCGTACTACCACCGCCAGCTCGGTGAGATTCTGTACTGGGGCTGCGGCGTTTCTCGAAACATCGAGGATCTTAAGACCTCGATTGAAAAGATTCGCGAATTGCGCAAGGACTTCTGGGCGAACGTACGTATCCCAGGCTCCGCTGATGACATGAACCAGGTGCTGGAGTACGGTGCCCGCGTTGCTGACTACATCGACCTCGGTGAGCTCATGTGTATTGATGCTCTCGACCGCGATGAGTCCTGTGGCGCGCACTTTCGTGATGACCACCTGTCCGAAGACGGCGAAGCTGAGCGCGATGATGAGAACTGGTGCTTCGTGTCCGCTTGGGAGCCAGGCGAAACCGAAGGCGAATTCATCCGCCACGCTGAACCGCTGTACTTTGATTCGATCCCGTTGATGACTAGGAACTACAAGTAA
- a CDS encoding DUF445 domain-containing protein — MGKHRAVEPENNTQEEAQNPQNDADNAEITSPETPPAPVKTKAPAKRDDFRKVPGPSAEVEAQRRRTLRNHKAFVTALLIVAAVIFLACSWWQNQEGGAPTWVGYVRAAAEAGMIGGLADWFAVTALFRHPLGIPIPHTALIRKKKDSVGEALSGFVGENFLNAELITDKVSQANIPEKLGAWLSQTENAEKVSREAGRLTANAVRAMDPKDAEMLIQSQLIDKLGEPQWGPPLGKLLEGLIEDGKVEPVVNELIDWGHKKVLTMEDSVVTLIDERMPTWAPRFARSMVGERVYKELVDWVTDVKNDDDHEARHAIRRGLHNFASDLQTDPELIGRVESLKSDIMGSTPVQGAAEAIWAKAAEAIITQAETSDSMLREKIVELCVKWGTNIQEDPHLRESLDNRIQGVARFLADNYAPEVTNIISETIERWDADEASDKIELMVGKDLQFIRLNGTLVGALAGLVIYAVNHLIFGL, encoded by the coding sequence ATGGGTAAACACCGCGCCGTTGAACCGGAGAACAACACTCAGGAGGAGGCGCAGAATCCGCAGAACGATGCCGACAACGCTGAGATAACTTCACCTGAAACGCCACCGGCGCCTGTAAAGACGAAGGCTCCCGCGAAGCGCGATGACTTCCGCAAGGTACCAGGACCATCGGCTGAGGTTGAGGCGCAGCGCCGCCGTACCCTGCGCAATCACAAGGCATTCGTCACGGCACTTCTTATTGTTGCCGCGGTTATCTTCTTGGCGTGTTCGTGGTGGCAGAACCAAGAAGGCGGCGCTCCGACATGGGTTGGGTACGTCCGCGCAGCCGCAGAAGCCGGCATGATTGGTGGCCTCGCAGACTGGTTCGCGGTCACCGCGCTATTTAGACACCCGCTGGGCATTCCAATTCCACACACAGCACTTATCCGGAAAAAGAAGGATTCCGTTGGCGAGGCGCTTTCGGGGTTCGTGGGGGAGAACTTCCTCAACGCGGAGCTGATTACGGACAAAGTCTCCCAGGCGAATATCCCAGAAAAGCTTGGTGCATGGCTGTCCCAGACCGAAAACGCGGAGAAGGTTTCCCGCGAAGCCGGCCGACTGACCGCCAATGCAGTGCGCGCGATGGACCCCAAAGACGCAGAGATGCTCATTCAGTCCCAACTGATTGACAAGCTCGGCGAGCCACAGTGGGGCCCACCTTTGGGCAAGCTGCTCGAAGGCCTCATCGAAGACGGCAAGGTGGAGCCAGTTGTCAATGAGCTCATCGATTGGGGCCACAAGAAGGTTCTGACCATGGAAGATTCTGTGGTCACCCTCATCGATGAACGTATGCCGACCTGGGCACCGCGCTTTGCCCGCTCCATGGTGGGGGAGCGTGTGTACAAGGAACTGGTTGATTGGGTTACTGACGTCAAAAATGATGATGACCACGAGGCCCGTCATGCTATTCGCCGCGGACTGCACAACTTCGCATCCGACCTGCAGACAGATCCCGAACTCATCGGCCGCGTGGAATCGCTCAAGTCTGACATCATGGGCTCCACCCCAGTCCAGGGCGCAGCCGAGGCGATTTGGGCCAAGGCCGCGGAAGCTATCATCACTCAGGCTGAAACCTCTGATTCGATGCTGCGCGAGAAGATCGTCGAACTGTGCGTGAAGTGGGGTACCAACATCCAAGAAGACCCGCATTTGCGCGAGTCTCTGGACAACCGTATCCAAGGCGTGGCACGTTTCCTGGCAGATAACTACGCGCCAGAGGTTACCAACATTATTTCGGAGACCATCGAACGCTGGGATGCAGATGAGGCATCGGACAAGATCGAGCTGATGGTGGGCAAAGACCTGCAGTTCATTCGTCTCAACGGCACGCTTGTTGGTGCGCTCGCGGGTCTTGTGATTTACGCGGTTAACCACCTGATTTTCGGCCTCTAG
- the ramB gene encoding acetate metabolism transcriptional regulator RamB — protein sequence MSKTYVGSRLRQLRRERDLSQASLAATLGLSASYVNQIEHDVRPLTVPVLLRITEVFGVDATFFSRDDDSRLLAEIQDVVQDKELCPTPVEFQELSELVYNHPSVARTMVDIHRRYRNARDKLSLATDTRRTRDGSQALSMPHDEVRDFFYARQNYLDALDNTAERLSAELDVSNFRIRETEDALVERLKEKHNVEVITTSPLDGTQHSFDSETGVLALASRLTEGQRAFRMAAELSFLEAGDLLKELTDDEPFTSEASLNLAHRGIASYFAAATLMPYDTFHTEAEQCGYDIEYLCQVFGVGYETVASRLSTLQRPNQRGIPFTFVRVDRAGNMSKRQSATGVHFSNSGGTCPLWNVYETFAQPGVISRQLAQMPDGRNYLWIARSIRHPQGQFKDTSKLFSVGLGCEARHADRTIYAEGLDLTDMSVATPIGIGCRMCPRENCAQRAFPPINEPLEIDAHRSSVAPY from the coding sequence ATGAGTAAGACCTACGTGGGATCCCGCCTTCGTCAACTGCGCCGCGAACGCGATTTAAGCCAAGCTTCCCTCGCTGCAACACTCGGCCTTTCAGCCAGCTATGTCAATCAAATCGAACACGACGTTCGTCCCCTCACCGTTCCCGTCCTTCTTCGCATCACCGAAGTTTTTGGCGTCGATGCCACATTCTTCTCCCGCGATGATGACTCACGGTTGCTTGCTGAAATTCAGGATGTTGTTCAAGACAAGGAACTCTGCCCTACCCCGGTGGAGTTCCAGGAATTGAGCGAACTGGTTTATAACCATCCCTCTGTCGCGCGCACCATGGTTGATATTCACCGCCGTTACCGAAACGCCCGGGACAAACTATCCTTGGCAACTGATACTCGCCGCACCCGCGATGGTTCGCAGGCATTGTCCATGCCGCACGATGAAGTTCGTGATTTCTTTTATGCTCGGCAAAACTATTTGGACGCTTTGGATAACACCGCGGAGCGGCTATCCGCAGAGCTTGACGTGTCCAATTTCAGGATTCGAGAAACCGAAGACGCCCTCGTTGAACGCTTGAAGGAAAAGCACAACGTCGAGGTCATCACCACTTCCCCGCTGGATGGAACCCAGCACAGCTTTGATTCTGAAACTGGCGTTTTGGCCTTGGCCAGCCGTTTGACCGAAGGCCAGCGCGCATTCCGCATGGCAGCAGAGTTGTCGTTCCTTGAGGCTGGGGATTTGCTCAAAGAACTTACCGATGACGAGCCTTTTACTTCTGAAGCTTCACTCAATCTGGCTCACCGTGGCATCGCCAGCTACTTTGCGGCTGCAACCTTGATGCCTTATGACACTTTCCATACTGAAGCTGAGCAGTGCGGATACGACATTGAGTACCTCTGCCAGGTCTTTGGCGTGGGATATGAGACCGTGGCTTCACGCCTTTCCACATTGCAGCGCCCTAACCAGCGTGGCATCCCGTTTACTTTCGTCCGCGTGGACCGCGCCGGCAATATGTCCAAGCGCCAATCCGCGACTGGCGTGCATTTTTCCAACTCGGGCGGCACGTGCCCGCTGTGGAATGTGTACGAAACCTTCGCGCAGCCTGGCGTTATTTCCCGCCAACTGGCGCAGATGCCGGACGGGCGCAACTACTTGTGGATTGCGCGTTCCATCCGCCATCCACAAGGCCAGTTCAAAGACACCAGCAAACTGTTTTCTGTTGGTCTCGGCTGCGAGGCCCGCCACGCAGACCGCACCATTTACGCCGAAGGTCTTGATCTCACCGACATGTCCGTAGCCACCCCCATCGGTATTGGCTGCCGCATGTGTCCACGTGAAAACTGTGCGCAGCGCGCTTTCCCACCAATCAACGAACCACTTGAAATTGATGCTCACCGCAGCTCGGTAGCGCCGTACTAA